In a single window of the Papaver somniferum cultivar HN1 chromosome 8, ASM357369v1, whole genome shotgun sequence genome:
- the LOC113305126 gene encoding pre-mRNA-splicing factor 38B-like: MVRIRSTVEQGTSARKSNRIEERRRITNLDHQEERIEEAQENELQNEPQTEQERNNDINYDRVSVHTSQTNSTGEETQRTGIPGRIDGNEEDMTIAELRQRLIAERRRDDEERANLIRQNDDLREENLRLHEQRSRSATRSRSRSSRSSSKQSQSNRENDRQRHRMEIIEENSQENNNSQDQQERRCTIQDRGTKRYEHPRELLRRTHHNLEREEDDPRQE, encoded by the coding sequence ATGGTGAGAATCAGATCTACTGTTGAGCAAGGAACATCGGCTAGAAAGAGCAATAGAatcgaagaaagaagaagaattacaaatcttgatcACCAAGAGGAAAGAATAGAAGAAGCTCAAGAAAATGAACTCCAAAATGAACCTCAGACCGAACAAGAGCGGAACAATGATAttaattatgatagagtgagtgttcaTACTTCGCAAACAAATTCTACTGGAGAAGAAACACAAAGGACTGGAATACCAGGAAGAATTGATGGAAATGAAGAAGATATGACAATTGCAgaacttagacaaagattgattgcaGAACGGAGAAGAGATGACgaagagcgtgcgaatttgatTCGTCAAAATGATGATCTGAGAGAAGAAAATCTTAGGTTACATGAACAGAGATCAAGAAGTGCTACAAGGTCAAGATCAAGGTCAAGCAGAAGTTCatcaaaacaaagtcaatctaacCGTGAAAATGATAGGCAAAGACATCGCATGGAAATTATTGAAGAAAATTCGCAAGAAAATAACAATTCACAGGATCAACAAGAGAGAAGATGTACAATTCAAGATCGAGGAACTAAACGATATGAACATCCACGTGAGCTTCTTCGTCGCACACATCATAATCTTGAAAGAGAGGAAGATGATCCAAGACAAGAGTAG